The genomic stretch GGGACAAATTCCATTTGTATATTAATAATGAAAATGTTTACATTTCTAGGTGTGATCTATTATAATAACAGTCAGAGGGACTCTCGGGAGGGGATAAAAATGAATCGCATGTTCCGGGTGTTAGGATTTTGGACGGGAATTTTTGCAGTCATGTTTTATTTAGGTGATATGAAAGATGCTTCCCTTTTATTTTTTGGACAGACGATCTTATTTGTGTTTCTATCGTATTTGAACTTAACCGAACGCATGTATATTTATATTTTTGGCGCTTATTTAACAATTTTCTTCGCCGGCTTTACATATTACTCAATTTTTATTATGGTGCCCGGCGGCGGAGGCCATTAAATGCAGAAAGAGACAAACCTTATCGGTTTGTCTCTTTTTTTACAATGAAAACCCATTTAAAAACGGATTTTGATCCTGCTCAGTCAGTACGTCTGTTTCAGGTCCATGGCCGCTTAACACCAGCGTGTGTTCCGGAAGCGTAAGCAGTTTTTCATGAATGGACGTCAGCAGCGTCTCTTGATTGCCGCCTATTAAATCCGTACGTCCTATACCGCCTTGGAACAAGACATCTCCGGAAATGACCAAGTCTGCATCTTTCACGTAGTAAGACACACTGCCTGGTGAATGTCCCGGCGTAAATAATGTTTCCAAATGAAACGGCCCGATATTCAACTCACCGTCGCCTTCAATTAGATGATCTGCAGGCTTAGCTGTGACTTCTATCCCTCGCAGCATGCCGGAGCCGTTTAAAGAAGCGTCCGCAAGCCAATTTTTTTCATTTTGATGCAGGTAAACAGGGATATCCCATTTTTCTCTCACTTCATCAAGCGCCCCAATATGGTCAAAATGGGCATGTGTAAGCAAAATGGCTAAAGGCGTCAGCCCTTTTTCTTTTATGTATTGATTGATTTTATGTCCCTCGCCGCCCGGATCAAAAATCAGACATTGATCATCACTGATGAGAAAATATGCGTTCGCTTGAATCGGCCCTACTGGCATTCGTCTCCATTTCACTATTATCACCTCTTTCTTTTTTATGCTCTTATTATGAGGGTTTTTGAAAAAAGATTCAAACAATCGCAATGAAAACGCTATCGACAAACCTATAAAAAACAGGTAGAATAAAACTGGAAAGAATTGCAGGTTTTTCAATGTAAAGGGGGCTGTGTTATGTTACTTGTCGTGATTTTCGGCCTTGTCGCTCTTTTCGCTTTATGGGGAGTCTTGCGTTCTGTTAGAAATAAAAATATACTCGGGTTTTTATTAGCCGGTGCCACCTTATTTGTCTTTGGATGGTTTACCGTGATGACCGTAATAAACAGCGGGTATCCAACCGCACATTAAAACCTGTATCCGATCGGATACAGGTTTATTTTTATGGCTGTAAATGTTTATTGACACTTTCTATTTTGCTCTCAAGCGTCGTTTTTTTGTCACGCCTGTCATCGATACGGATATTCGTTGCCACTCTGTGCAATCCTTTTTGAAATGGCGCTTCGTGAATTGCCTGAATAACTGCAAAAAGGTCACTGAGTTCTCCCTCGATCAGCGTATTCATCGGTGTCAGCTGATATTTGATTTTCCCTTCTGCTTGATATCCTTCTAATATCTTTTGCACATCGGCTACGTAAGCACTGACACTGGG from Bacillus subtilis subsp. subtilis str. 168 encodes the following:
- the yqgY gene encoding hypothetical protein (Evidence 4: Unknown function but conserved in other organisms); its protein translation is MNRMFRVLGFWTGIFAVMFYLGDMKDASLLFFGQTILFVFLSYLNLTERMYIYIFGAYLTIFFAGFTYYSIFIMVPGGGGH
- the yqgX gene encoding putative metal-binding hydrolase (Evidence 3: Putative function from multiple computational evidences; PubMedId: 20669241, 22333191; Product type e: enzyme) produces the protein MKWRRMPVGPIQANAYFLISDDQCLIFDPGGEGHKINQYIKEKGLTPLAILLTHAHFDHIGALDEVREKWDIPVYLHQNEKNWLADASLNGSGMLRGIEVTAKPADHLIEGDGELNIGPFHLETLFTPGHSPGSVSYYVKDADLVISGDVLFQGGIGRTDLIGGNQETLLTSIHEKLLTLPEHTLVLSGHGPETDVLTEQDQNPFLNGFSL
- the yqgW gene encoding hypothetical protein (Evidence 4: Unknown function but conserved in other organisms), with the protein product MLLVVIFGLVALFALWGVLRSVRNKNILGFLLAGATLFVFGWFTVMTVINSGYPTAH
- the yqgV gene encoding hypothetical protein (Evidence 4: Unknown function but conserved in other organisms) codes for the protein MAIADVTIIPIGTETPSVSAYVADVQKILEGYQAEGKIKYQLTPMNTLIEGELSDLFAVIQAIHEAPFQKGLHRVATNIRIDDRRDKKTTLESKIESVNKHLQP